The Gammaproteobacteria bacterium DNA window TCGTGTTTACTGGTATTCCAAATTTTGCGCCTGAGTTATTTAGACGTACACAATTAAAAGATCCTCTAAAAACAAAAGCATTGCTCAAAGGTTTGATGCAATTGTGTGAAGAAGGTGCAACACAATTATTTCGCCCTCTAGTCGGCAATGATCTAATTCTTGGTGCGGTGGGAATATTGCAATTCGATGTAGTTAAGCATCGTTTAAAAGATGAATACAATGTTGATTGCCAATTTGAAGCAGTGAACGTACATACTGCTCGTTGGTTGCATTCTGACGACCCACAAGAGCTTGATAAAATTAAAGAAAAGTCTTCATCAGGTGTGGCGCTAGATCATGCGGGAGAGCTAGTCTATATGGCGTCTTCTCGTGTTAATTTAGAGATGGCGATGGAAAAGTGGTCAAGTATCGAGTTCAGAAATACTCGAGAGCAGGTATATAATTAGTCAAGACGTCATGCCCACGACAGTGGGCATCCATCTAATGGCTTGCTGAACTCGTTAGTGCAGTTCCTTGCTAGATTGTTGCAGGATTTCCATTTTAATGAAAATGACGATGAGATTAAAAATTATTTTTTCAATAGATCTCTAATTTCTGTAAGAAGCTTTTCTTCAGCACTAGGCTCTGGCGGTGTTTCTGGTGCTTCCTCTTCTTTCTTCTTCAGGCTATTCATAAATTTAATTGCCATGAAAATAGCGAAAGCAATAATTACGAAATCAAATACTGTTTGAAGGAATGCTCCATATTTAATGGTAACAGCTTCAACACCTTCACTGGCCTCTTGAATTGTCACAGCCAAATTAGTGAAGTCAACTCCGCCTACCATGACTCCGATTGGAGGCATGATTACATCAGAAACAAAAGATGAAACAATCTTTCCAAACGCAGCTCCTATAATGATACCGACCGCCATGTCGACAACATTGCCGCGCATAGCAAAATCTTTAAACTCTGACATCATACCCATAGTTCTCTACTCCTAGTTTTGAATTATTATTATTTTTTTGAACTCACCAATTCACTGTTTTTACTCAGGGAAATTTGATCACAGCCGGTATGTTAATTAGATATAATGATTATGTATATAGTGTATTTTACTTAGATGATATGGACATTACCTATACTTTTTGTAGGTGATTATAAATTGGATTTTAAATGAACAGTAGGTCAATTATGAGCGAATTAACCCCCTCAACCTGGCAAGTATTTAAAAGTGTTTTAGCAAGTTTTTTTGGTGTTCAGAAAGAAGAGACACGCCAGAGAGACTTCACCTACGGAAAACCAGGTCAGTTTATAGTTATCGGCTTGATCATTACGGCGTTATTTATTGCAGCGGTATTTGTTGCAGTAAAAGTTGCTTTGCATTTAACGCTAACCGGCTAAGTGTTAATTAGCCCAGTGTGATTTTCTACACAAGCCTTGGTAGTCGCAGACACGGCAGACTTTATTATCCCCGTTAGCGGGTAAAGGCGCTTGATTTCTTAATCGTTTAATTAGGCTTTCTATTCTTGGTAAATGCTCAGACTTTAATTCTTCAAGTTCATCATCACTGACCAATGCACTTGGCTTGACTTCACCTTGAGTGCCTAAGGTTATATATTCAGCTTGAGTGATTTTCTTATCAAGTAACGCATAAAATGGTAACTGCACTGTTTCGCCATTGAGGACATTCTTCTTTGAGGGTTTGCTACTACCAGTCTTGTAGTCAATGACTGCATAATTATTTGTGTCGGAGTCAATGCGGTCCACATGTCCATGTAAAATCACATCATTATCTAATTTCACTTCTAGTGATGCTTCTCCGCGCAATGTTTTCCATTGTTGTCCTCGTTCAATTGCCCAATCAATATAGAAAGGGACATTGGACAGCCATCTTTGTAACCAGCCTTCTTTTACTGTAGTGGGGAATGGAGCACGCATAAATAATTCGCTGCTTATTGAGGATAATTGAGTAATTAAATTTGAGCGATTATCGTTATTGAAGGTTATACCAGTTTTATGTTTTTCACCAAAATGAAATTCATGCAAACTTTGATGGACGAGTTGGCCAAAGTTAGAGGCTTCAAATTCATCTGTACTTTCTTGCTTGCTTAAAGCTAAAACATACTTTGCAAAGTATTGGTATGGGCAGTCAATAAGTGATTGATATTGAGTGGCAGATATCTTGCTGGGAACTAAAGGGCTTGTAGCAAATGGTGCAGGTACTAGGGCTCCTAAATTAGTAAATTGGTTAGTATCGCGCTTAGACTTTTGGCGTAACTGAAGGAGCTGATCAAGCTGAGTGTTCCTTAATGACGATGAATAAGCTTGTTTGCTAAATAATTCAATTAATTTAACCCAGGAACATATTTCTTGAGGTTCACCGTGATTTTCTGTTTCAGCGCTTAATAACAAATGTTCACATTGTTGGAGTAATTGTCTAAAGCGAACGAAATTAATCGAAGTTGTTTCATGTGTAGTTGGTAAATGTAGTTCGTGACGTACTTTTTCATTAAAAAAAGTGCGCTTAGTATTGGCGCTGATTAAACGTGTTTCTTCAACACCGGCGATAACTGCCGCTTTAAAATTGAAATCATCAATATGTTCAAAACCACATAATGTGATGCGGCTATCAGTATCTTCGGGAATGAAATAATTGTGTTCGAATAAATCGCGTAGCCACTGACGCCACTCTTTCCAGTTAATTTTTATGCTATTGTTTCTGGCGCTGTTAATATTAGTTTCTAAAGTATCTAGCAATTGTAAGCCCGCAGCATCATTATGTAGGCAATCTTTAATGCCCATCACGTCTAGCGCAGTCAATAAGCTGATAGAGAGATTGTATAATTCATATTCACCTAGGTTTTTGTAACCGAATAATTCATCACTTGCTTGTTTGGCTAATTCGCAGATTTTAGTGATGTCGGTACTGTCATCTTGCGTAGATTCAGAATGTATTGTGATTAATGAAATAAATGTATCTATATTGTCTTTAGGTGTATTGCGATGCTTCCTTAATAGTTTTCTTGTTTGAAAGACTTGATGTTGGTAATGCTCATTTTCATTGTAGTTGAATGGTAAGAAAGGAGAGCTAAGTAAATCTAGCAACGAATCTTTTTTGAAGTTATGCTCAACTGCATCAAGGAAAATCTCAATCGACGTAGCGGCGCTAGTAGTGGATAGAGTCCAGCCGCCTAAGTCAGTGGGTTTAATGCCTTCTTCTTCTAGCACTGCACGGATGCGGCGAGCAAGTAAGCGGTCACCAGCGATTATACCTATTGGCCTGATGTCTTCTAGTAACCACATCTTTACTTGCAAACATACTGCATTCACATGGCGTTCAATTGAATTGCAGCTATATACACTTAGCCAATTTTTAAATATATTCTCATGATATATGTG harbors:
- the mscL gene encoding large-conductance mechanosensitive channel protein MscL, which encodes MGMMSEFKDFAMRGNVVDMAVGIIIGAAFGKIVSSFVSDVIMPPIGVMVGGVDFTNLAVTIQEASEGVEAVTIKYGAFLQTVFDFVIIAFAIFMAIKFMNSLKKKEEEAPETPPEPSAEEKLLTEIRDLLKK
- a CDS encoding DUF2970 domain-containing protein, which translates into the protein MSELTPSTWQVFKSVLASFFGVQKEETRQRDFTYGKPGQFIVIGLIITALFIAAVFVAVKVALHLTLTG
- a CDS encoding PD-(D/E)XK nuclease family protein, which codes for MSVSDDNSALPFVFVDYATNPLDALARDLITLEKPNPSDLSQYTIWCDSRSVIHTMRLKLLAAAKAANINSLLLPTIITLQDWATQQNPPDKPLISETNKELLLVEAIRHSPGLFQTNNAWPLAKELVSLFNECTLAQIPLSDGETSLREALLKSYQFPVANIENISRESEIVYRLWQAYQEQIQARQWTDPVTHYCETLINYASANNNEYFYMVGKHRFAAAEVLFFHHINKQHRLALYSAKVSANQFGTHHHPHLHLISETSNNANASDQREQALDIVYNKNSHTYKRIQNFKHIYHENIFKNWLSVYSCNSIERHVNAVCLQVKMWLLEDIRPIGIIAGDRLLARRIRAVLEEEGIKPTDLGGWTLSTTSAATSIEIFLDAVEHNFKKDSLLDLLSSPFLPFNYNENEHYQHQVFQTRKLLRKHRNTPKDNIDTFISLITIHSESTQDDSTDITKICELAKQASDELFGYKNLGEYELYNLSISLLTALDVMGIKDCLHNDAAGLQLLDTLETNINSARNNSIKINWKEWRQWLRDLFEHNYFIPEDTDSRITLCGFEHIDDFNFKAAVIAGVEETRLISANTKRTFFNEKVRHELHLPTTHETTSINFVRFRQLLQQCEHLLLSAETENHGEPQEICSWVKLIELFSKQAYSSSLRNTQLDQLLQLRQKSKRDTNQFTNLGALVPAPFATSPLVPSKISATQYQSLIDCPYQYFAKYVLALSKQESTDEFEASNFGQLVHQSLHEFHFGEKHKTGITFNNDNRSNLITQLSSISSELFMRAPFPTTVKEGWLQRWLSNVPFYIDWAIERGQQWKTLRGEASLEVKLDNDVILHGHVDRIDSDTNNYAVIDYKTGSSKPSKKNVLNGETVQLPFYALLDKKITQAEYITLGTQGEVKPSALVSDDELEELKSEHLPRIESLIKRLRNQAPLPANGDNKVCRVCDYQGLCRKSHWAN